The proteins below come from a single Chryseobacterium capnotolerans genomic window:
- a CDS encoding thioredoxin family protein: protein MKKILSIVLLLLLNFSFAQTKWMTIEEALKAQKENPKKILIDFYADWCGPCKIMDKNTYGHPVLAQILNENFYPVKFNAEEKKTIEIFGRTFSNPNTEQKKGRNSLHEFTQYMNVGAVPSTVFLDEHGDPITILQGELSAKELEPYLELISKDLFKKIRTREQWEDYQKKFKSKIKD, encoded by the coding sequence ATGAAGAAAATTTTAAGCATAGTTCTCTTATTACTATTAAACTTTAGTTTTGCACAAACTAAATGGATGACTATTGAAGAGGCGCTAAAAGCACAGAAAGAAAATCCTAAAAAGATTCTTATTGATTTTTATGCTGACTGGTGTGGCCCTTGTAAAATTATGGACAAGAATACCTATGGACATCCGGTACTTGCTCAAATATTAAATGAGAATTTCTATCCTGTAAAATTTAATGCAGAAGAAAAGAAAACTATTGAAATTTTTGGAAGAACATTTTCCAATCCTAATACAGAACAGAAAAAAGGACGAAATTCTCTACATGAGTTTACTCAATATATGAATGTAGGTGCTGTTCCAAGTACTGTATTTCTGGATGAACATGGTGACCCCATCACCATTCTTCAGGGAGAGCTATCCGCTAAAGAGCTGGAACCTTACCTGGAACTGATCTCAAAAGATCTTTTTAAAAAGATTCGAACCAGGGAACAGTGGGAAGATTATCAGAAAAAATTCAAATCTAAAATCAAAGATTAA
- a CDS encoding response regulator has product MNKEFLNVIVADNDENTLIFFKNIFKELKISIKVQCFSSGKNLMEYLTNNDAVIPEIVFINYNISGKDCMECIDELKTNPKFNNMVTAIYSEEISENEIEETFVKGNNICIRKPSDFGTLKKVLTEVITINWQYHTSGLNKDNFILKI; this is encoded by the coding sequence ATGAATAAAGAATTTCTGAACGTAATTGTAGCAGATAACGATGAAAACACCTTGATTTTTTTTAAAAATATATTTAAAGAGCTGAAAATCTCTATAAAAGTTCAATGTTTCAGTAGTGGAAAAAATCTGATGGAGTACCTCACTAACAATGATGCCGTCATACCTGAAATCGTTTTTATCAATTACAATATTTCAGGAAAAGATTGTATGGAATGCATTGATGAACTGAAAACTAATCCAAAGTTCAACAATATGGTAACAGCCATTTATAGTGAAGAGATCTCAGAGAATGAAATTGAAGAAACTTTTGTAAAGGGAAACAATATTTGTATAAGAAAGCCTTCTGATTTCGGAACCTTAAAAAAGGTGCTTACAGAGGTTATTACCATAAATTGGCAGTATCATACTTCAGGATTAAATAAAGATAATTTTATTCTAAAAATTTGA
- a CDS encoding PDDEXK nuclease domain-containing protein, which translates to MMEISEDSLFQSVKEIIRQSREKVFRIANSTLLLTYWQIGKLIVEDEQQGKERAEYGKYTLKNLSQKLSLEFGKGFDESNLRNMRSFYQTFPICDALRHELSWTHYRLLFKLDHTQKINYYIDETIQNNWSSRDLKRQINSLAYERVLKHKQSSTESIHSVLKDPYIFEFLGLKADDQFSEQEIETAIIDHIQKFLLEFGKGFAFVARQQHISTDTSDFYIDLVFYNYILKCFVIIDLKTGELSHQDIGQIDMYVRMYDDMKRGEGDNPTIGILLCSEKDETIVKYSVLNDKNNLFASKYLLYLPKEEELKQIIDQDRIQFELDQENKNP; encoded by the coding sequence ATGATGGAAATTTCCGAAGATTCTTTATTCCAATCCGTAAAGGAAATCATTAGACAGTCGCGCGAAAAGGTTTTTCGGATAGCGAATTCTACATTACTGCTTACCTATTGGCAGATTGGAAAACTTATTGTTGAAGATGAACAACAAGGAAAAGAACGTGCTGAATATGGAAAATATACATTGAAAAACCTTTCTCAAAAGCTTTCTTTAGAGTTTGGAAAAGGGTTTGATGAAAGTAATTTGAGAAATATGCGTTCTTTTTATCAAACTTTTCCAATATGTGACGCACTGCGTCACGAATTGAGCTGGACACACTACAGATTATTATTCAAGTTAGATCATACTCAGAAAATCAATTATTATATAGATGAAACTATTCAAAATAATTGGAGCTCAAGAGACTTAAAAAGACAAATCAACTCATTAGCTTACGAAAGAGTTTTAAAACATAAACAATCTTCTACCGAAAGTATTCACAGTGTTTTAAAAGATCCTTATATTTTTGAATTTCTTGGATTAAAGGCTGATGATCAGTTTTCAGAACAAGAAATTGAAACCGCCATCATAGATCACATCCAGAAATTCTTACTGGAATTTGGAAAAGGGTTCGCTTTTGTCGCAAGACAGCAACATATCTCTACAGATACTTCCGACTTCTATATTGACCTGGTATTCTATAATTACATTTTAAAATGTTTTGTCATTATTGATTTAAAAACCGGTGAACTCTCTCACCAGGACATCGGGCAGATTGATATGTATGTAAGAATGTATGATGATATGAAGCGTGGTGAAGGAGACAATCCCACCATTGGTATTTTACTATGTTCTGAAAAGGATGAAACCATTGTAAAATACTCCGTACTTAATGATAAAAATAATTTATTTGCCAGCAAATACCTGCTGTACCTCCCAAAAGAAGAAGAATTAAAACAAATCATTGACCAGGACAGAATCCAATTTGAACTGGATCAGGAAAATAAAAACCCTTAA
- a CDS encoding GNAT family N-acetyltransferase, whose amino-acid sequence MKLIKATGKDIPLIQDLARRSWENAYAEILSNEQMEYMLSEMYSEQEIESQLQNPNYHYYLIEDNNTQSYEGFIGYEHNYEDQTTKLHRIYLVPESKGKGFGKGALLFLNEKVSENGNKRIILNVNKHNAARNFYESQGYKVYGEGVFDIGNGFVMDDFLMEFLIHE is encoded by the coding sequence ATGAAATTAATAAAAGCGACAGGGAAAGATATTCCTCTTATTCAGGATCTGGCAAGAAGGTCTTGGGAAAATGCATATGCAGAGATCCTTTCCAATGAACAAATGGAGTATATGCTCTCAGAAATGTATTCGGAACAGGAAATTGAAAGTCAGCTTCAGAATCCCAATTATCATTATTATTTGATTGAAGATAATAATACCCAATCTTATGAAGGATTTATTGGGTATGAGCATAATTATGAAGATCAGACTACAAAACTGCACCGTATTTATTTGGTTCCTGAAAGTAAAGGAAAGGGATTTGGGAAAGGGGCTCTTCTGTTTTTAAATGAGAAAGTTTCCGAGAACGGGAATAAGAGAATTATCCTTAATGTCAACAAACATAATGCTGCCAGAAACTTCTACGAATCCCAAGGATACAAGGTTTATGGTGAAGGTGTTTTTGATATTGGAAACGGTTTTGTGATGGATGATTTTTTAATGGAGTTTCTAATTCACGAATAA
- a CDS encoding helix-turn-helix domain-containing protein codes for MKMYVKFDFNALCKKVLDEKLKEHGLKYRLLNFGEVEFYEPFTQEQHNLFKKNLGDYGIEIIESQKTALVQKIKDAIVELVFSEEIIPVKASIYISEKLNHSYGYLSNLFSEVAFTSIENFIILQKIEYSKALIIRNKQSLTEIANKLNYSSVAHLSTQFKNTTGITPSQFQKIIGKRRRAQSTVINPKMQYE; via the coding sequence ATGAAAATGTACGTTAAATTTGATTTCAATGCCCTTTGTAAAAAGGTATTGGACGAAAAGCTGAAGGAGCACGGGCTTAAATACCGGTTGCTGAACTTCGGTGAGGTGGAGTTCTATGAACCTTTTACACAGGAACAGCATAATCTCTTCAAGAAGAATCTTGGTGATTATGGTATTGAAATCATAGAAAGCCAGAAAACAGCTTTGGTACAGAAAATAAAAGATGCAATTGTAGAACTCGTCTTCTCTGAAGAGATTATTCCCGTGAAGGCATCTATTTACATTTCTGAAAAACTGAATCACAGCTATGGATATCTTTCCAATCTATTTTCTGAGGTTGCTTTTACTTCTATCGAGAATTTTATTATTCTCCAGAAAATTGAATATTCAAAAGCTTTGATCATAAGGAATAAGCAAAGTCTTACTGAAATTGCCAATAAACTGAATTATTCCAGTGTGGCACATTTAAGCACTCAGTTTAAAAATACAACAGGAATTACCCCATCACAGTTTCAAAAGATCATTGGAAAAAGAAGAAGAGCCCAAAGTACGGTAATAAACCCTAAAATGCAGTATGAATAA
- a CDS encoding peptide MFS transporter, which yields MDNIEAINPKPDELVENKGSRHPKGLWVLFGTEMWERFNFYGMRALLTLFMVNSLLIKEADAAIIYGGFLALCYLTPLLGGFIADKYIGNRFAIIVGGSLMAIGQFLLFISASTFSADIGSAKMIMWLALFVIIFGNGFFKPNISSMVGSLYPKQEKSKLDSAFTIFYMGINIGAFLGQFICPYLGDVKDAATGVRDIFAFKWGFLAASIAMLIGTITFFILKNKYVVTPEGRPIGGLPKNNSTADFEEGESQTAKFSGMSLGITIGIFAVLFFVFRYLLVGELGFNSVEMGQMIKGIIYPFIYAAGISLAFLIMTSAENKVERQRIWVIYIVSFFIIFFWAAFEQAGSSLTFIADNQTDRDIFGWNMPPSMVQIFNGIFVVLLAFPFSLMWDKLRANGKEPVSPLKQAIGLAVIALSYFIIAHNVKDLGNSGLLAIKWLMLLYFIQTCGELCLSPIGLSLVGKLAPKRFASLLYGVFFISNAAGYALAGSLGALIPATGDKFKKAQEIGVNLQDVLDKKVTLTTDQVAAFEKAQLPLHNPTFVGFEIHNLFEFFMVFVVLCGIASVILGLLSPVLKKMMHGVN from the coding sequence ATGGATAATATTGAAGCAATAAATCCGAAACCGGATGAATTGGTAGAGAATAAGGGCTCCAGACATCCAAAAGGATTATGGGTTCTATTCGGAACGGAAATGTGGGAGCGTTTCAACTTTTACGGAATGAGAGCACTTTTAACGCTCTTTATGGTAAATTCCTTATTGATAAAAGAAGCTGATGCAGCGATTATCTATGGTGGATTTTTAGCTTTATGTTATTTAACTCCGCTTCTAGGAGGCTTTATTGCTGATAAATATATAGGAAACAGATTTGCAATTATCGTAGGGGGATCTCTAATGGCAATTGGTCAGTTTTTATTATTCATCAGTGCTTCAACGTTCTCTGCGGATATTGGAAGTGCTAAAATGATTATGTGGCTGGCATTATTTGTTATCATTTTTGGTAATGGATTCTTCAAACCGAACATTTCCTCAATGGTGGGAAGTCTTTACCCTAAACAGGAAAAGTCTAAACTGGACTCTGCGTTCACGATTTTCTATATGGGGATCAACATCGGAGCATTCCTAGGACAGTTCATCTGCCCATACCTAGGAGATGTAAAAGATGCAGCTACCGGAGTAAGAGATATCTTTGCTTTCAAATGGGGATTCTTAGCAGCTTCAATAGCAATGTTAATAGGAACTATAACATTCTTTATCCTTAAAAATAAATACGTTGTAACTCCGGAAGGAAGACCTATCGGAGGGTTACCAAAAAATAACAGTACTGCAGATTTTGAAGAAGGAGAATCTCAGACAGCTAAATTCTCAGGGATGTCTTTAGGGATCACTATAGGTATTTTTGCTGTTCTTTTCTTTGTATTCAGATATTTACTGGTTGGAGAACTTGGATTTAACTCAGTGGAAATGGGACAGATGATTAAAGGAATTATTTATCCATTCATCTATGCAGCAGGTATTTCCCTTGCATTCCTGATTATGACTTCCGCTGAAAACAAGGTTGAAAGACAGAGAATCTGGGTAATTTATATCGTTTCATTCTTCATTATATTCTTCTGGGCAGCTTTCGAGCAGGCAGGATCTTCATTAACGTTTATTGCAGATAACCAGACAGACAGAGACATTTTCGGATGGAATATGCCACCTTCAATGGTTCAGATCTTCAACGGAATTTTCGTTGTTCTTTTAGCTTTCCCTTTCAGCTTAATGTGGGATAAACTAAGAGCTAACGGAAAAGAACCTGTATCTCCTCTGAAACAAGCTATTGGTCTTGCTGTAATTGCTCTTTCTTATTTTATCATTGCACACAATGTAAAAGATCTTGGAAACTCAGGTTTATTAGCCATCAAATGGTTAATGCTTCTATATTTCATCCAAACTTGTGGTGAACTTTGTTTATCTCCAATCGGACTTTCTTTGGTAGGTAAATTAGCACCTAAGAGATTTGCTTCATTATTATATGGTGTTTTCTTTATTTCTAATGCTGCCGGATATGCTTTAGCAGGTTCATTAGGAGCTCTTATTCCTGCAACAGGTGATAAATTTAAGAAAGCTCAGGAAATTGGAGTTAACTTACAGGATGTTTTAGATAAAAAGGTAACTTTAACTACTGACCAGGTTGCAGCATTTGAAAAAGCTCAATTACCATTACACAACCCTACTTTTGTAGGATTTGAGATTCACAACTTATTTGAATTCTTCATGGTATTTGTGGTACTTTGTGGTATTGCTTCTGTAATCTTAGGTTTACTTTCACCAGTATTAAAGAAAATGATGCATGGTGTAAACTAA
- a CDS encoding 5'-nucleotidase C-terminal domain-containing protein — protein sequence MKNKFLLLGIALASLTACKTASAPQLATVKTQKNISINNELKNDEEFVKFIEPYKQKLDKEMNQKISHTNTDLTKQGDNSNLGNLLADYTLEGGDEWTKIHLKQNVDAALINIGGIRTTIGKGDIMLKNLFEVMPFENELIIVKMKGSDLSGLFEYYAKTQVNNPVSHLYIETKNGQLSKSLINGKEVDPNKDYYIATSDYLALGGDNMKFFSKGEAIPTGVKLRDLYIDYFKKNPEIVSPTDVRLNFIGKK from the coding sequence ATGAAAAATAAATTCTTGTTACTAGGAATTGCTCTGGCATCTCTTACTGCATGCAAAACGGCTTCTGCGCCGCAACTTGCGACTGTAAAGACCCAGAAAAATATTTCTATTAATAATGAGCTAAAGAATGATGAGGAATTTGTAAAATTTATCGAACCTTATAAGCAGAAATTGGATAAAGAGATGAACCAAAAGATCTCTCACACCAATACAGACCTTACCAAGCAGGGGGATAACAGCAATCTGGGAAATCTTTTAGCAGATTACACCCTTGAAGGTGGTGATGAATGGACAAAAATTCATCTTAAACAAAATGTTGACGCTGCATTAATCAATATTGGAGGAATCCGTACTACGATTGGGAAAGGTGATATTATGCTGAAAAACCTTTTTGAGGTAATGCCTTTCGAAAATGAATTGATTATTGTAAAAATGAAAGGTTCAGACCTATCCGGACTTTTTGAATATTATGCCAAAACGCAGGTCAACAATCCTGTTTCTCATTTATATATTGAAACCAAAAACGGACAATTATCTAAATCTTTAATTAATGGAAAAGAAGTAGATCCTAACAAAGATTACTATATTGCCACTTCAGATTATCTGGCTTTAGGTGGTGATAATATGAAATTCTTTTCAAAAGGAGAAGCTATTCCTACAGGAGTTAAACTTAGAGATTTATACATCGATTATTTCAAGAAAAATCCTGAGATTGTTTCTCCTACAGATGTTCGTCTAAATTTTATTGGTAAAAAGTAA
- a CDS encoding S9 family peptidase yields the protein MKKLLLTLTIAAAFHNVSAQEITLDKIYSGYYRGKGIAGITSMKNGENYLVIEPSGIAKYSYKTSQKEGNIVDGSFESYIFSDDESKILLQNGSQPIYRHSFLGKFDVKDLKSGKVTRLNEGKPVQEPRFSPDATKVAFIVDNNLFYQDLTSGKITQMTADGKKNAILNGLADWVYEEEFGHARQYEWTKNSDAIVFVKSDESQVPEIYIPIYGKNLYPAEMRYKYPKAGEKNSVVSAQLYRLDTGKILPLNLGSFKNYYIQNVFQTAKADEMILITSERIQNASDVLKVNTKTGAVQKLFTETDDKWIETDSPTIEFLDDDSFLWASERDGNRHLYWYDKDGKLKKQVTKGNWEVTDYYGFNPKSKEIYIQTTEKGSINKVVSKVSIENGKSQLISNAEGNNAANFSKNYNYFIETSSTAAKPHTYVLKDGNGKAVKELQNNNDQLQKLKADNFVEKEFITIPNAVGDQMNAWVMKPKNFDPNKKYPLFMFQYSGPGSQQVANSWDNGNTMWFNHLVQKGYIVACVDGRGTGYKGAKYKKVTYMNLGKYEIEDQITAAKWFGNQSYIDKSRIGMFGWSFGGYMTSLAMTKGADVFKMGIAVAPVTNWRYYDSVYTERFMRTPQENPDGYDKNSPTEYANLLKGKFLLIHGTADDNVHFQNSMELSEALIQNKKQFDFMAYPDKNHGIYGGQTRPQLYQKMTDFILNNL from the coding sequence ATGAAAAAACTACTCTTAACTTTGACTATAGCTGCTGCATTTCACAATGTGTCAGCACAGGAAATCACTTTAGATAAAATATATTCAGGATACTACCGAGGAAAAGGCATTGCCGGAATTACTTCCATGAAAAACGGAGAAAACTATCTTGTTATTGAGCCTTCAGGAATTGCAAAATATTCTTATAAAACTTCTCAAAAAGAAGGAAATATTGTGGATGGAAGCTTTGAAAGCTATATATTTTCTGACGATGAGTCAAAGATTCTTTTACAGAATGGAAGCCAGCCTATTTACAGACATTCTTTTCTTGGAAAATTTGATGTAAAAGATTTAAAATCAGGGAAAGTTACCCGTTTAAACGAAGGAAAGCCTGTACAGGAGCCCAGGTTTTCACCTGATGCCACAAAAGTAGCTTTCATTGTTGATAACAACTTATTCTATCAGGATTTAACTTCCGGAAAAATCACTCAGATGACTGCAGATGGCAAGAAAAATGCAATTCTTAATGGTTTGGCAGACTGGGTCTATGAAGAAGAATTTGGCCATGCGAGACAATATGAGTGGACAAAAAACTCTGATGCTATTGTATTTGTAAAATCTGACGAGAGCCAGGTTCCGGAAATTTATATTCCGATCTATGGAAAAAACCTTTATCCTGCAGAAATGCGTTATAAATATCCTAAGGCAGGAGAAAAAAATTCGGTAGTTTCTGCACAGTTATATCGCCTTGATACAGGGAAAATATTACCATTGAATTTAGGATCCTTCAAAAATTATTATATCCAGAATGTTTTCCAGACTGCAAAAGCGGATGAAATGATTCTGATTACTTCGGAAAGAATTCAAAATGCTTCTGATGTTTTAAAAGTAAATACCAAAACAGGAGCAGTACAGAAATTATTCACGGAAACTGATGATAAATGGATTGAAACAGACAGTCCAACCATTGAATTTCTTGATGATGATTCTTTCCTTTGGGCTTCGGAAAGAGATGGAAACCGTCATTTATACTGGTATGACAAAGATGGGAAGCTTAAAAAACAGGTTACCAAAGGTAATTGGGAGGTAACAGATTATTATGGCTTCAACCCGAAATCTAAAGAAATCTATATTCAGACTACAGAAAAAGGAAGTATCAATAAGGTTGTTTCTAAAGTTAGTATTGAAAACGGAAAGTCACAACTGATCTCTAATGCAGAAGGAAATAACGCTGCAAATTTCAGCAAAAACTATAATTATTTCATTGAAACTTCTTCTACTGCTGCAAAACCCCATACTTATGTTTTAAAAGACGGAAACGGTAAAGCAGTGAAGGAACTTCAGAACAATAACGATCAGCTTCAGAAATTAAAAGCAGATAATTTTGTTGAAAAAGAATTCATCACTATTCCTAACGCCGTAGGTGATCAGATGAATGCCTGGGTTATGAAACCTAAAAATTTCGATCCTAATAAAAAGTATCCGTTGTTTATGTTTCAATATTCAGGTCCTGGATCACAACAGGTTGCCAACTCTTGGGACAATGGAAATACCATGTGGTTCAATCACCTTGTACAAAAAGGATATATCGTTGCTTGTGTAGATGGACGTGGAACGGGGTACAAAGGAGCAAAATACAAGAAAGTGACCTATATGAACCTTGGAAAATATGAGATCGAAGACCAAATTACAGCAGCAAAGTGGTTCGGGAACCAATCTTATATTGACAAGAGCAGAATCGGAATGTTTGGATGGAGCTTTGGTGGATATATGACCAGCTTAGCGATGACAAAAGGAGCCGATGTCTTTAAAATGGGTATTGCAGTAGCACCAGTAACCAACTGGAGATATTATGACTCTGTATACACGGAAAGATTTATGAGAACACCTCAGGAAAACCCTGATGGATATGACAAAAATTCTCCTACTGAATACGCTAATCTATTGAAGGGAAAATTCCTTTTAATCCATGGAACGGCGGATGATAATGTACATTTCCAAAACTCTATGGAGTTATCAGAAGCCTTGATTCAAAATAAAAAACAATTTGATTTTATGGCATATCCGGATAAAAACCACGGAATTTATGGTGGCCAGACAAGACCGCAGCTGTATCAGAAAATGACAGATTTCATCCTGAATAATTTATAG
- a CDS encoding bacteriocin-like protein — MKNLKKVSRQQLKEVERSVLPE; from the coding sequence ATGAAAAATTTAAAGAAGGTTTCTAGACAACAATTAAAAGAAGTAGAAAGAAGTGTTTTACCCGAATGA
- a CDS encoding DUF6496 domain-containing protein, with amino-acid sequence MSKTKYSDKAQDKVGKVMHEFKEGKLKSSSGEKVTSRKQAVAIGISEAREKGLKVPSKKKSK; translated from the coding sequence ATGAGCAAGACCAAATATTCAGATAAAGCTCAGGACAAAGTAGGAAAAGTAATGCACGAATTCAAGGAAGGAAAACTGAAATCTTCTTCCGGGGAAAAAGTGACAAGCAGAAAACAAGCGGTAGCCATTGGTATTTCTGAAGCGAGAGAAAAAGGACTTAAAGTGCCATCCAAAAAGAAAAGTAAATAA
- a CDS encoding peptide MFS transporter — protein MSLTLDEIQNFKGKYPRQIWSLFFSEMWERFCFYGMRGMLVFFMISQLNFHEKEANLQYGATQAFVYAFTFVGGLFADKILGFRKSLFWGGLLMILGSLILATDPHKFFFLGIAFTVVGTGFFKPNISSMVGQLYKPNDSRADAGFSLFYAGINLGALLGGYLCIAIGKGEFLGNLIAEEMRWHIAFGLASVVMVISLINFVFTQRRLGTIGLQPGHPLAETKSAPIPKWKEYGVYVLSLIFIPIIMTMVAKTEYTDYFMWTIGPLTLIYLFYEMSKVTAAERKKLWAALVFIIFSIIFWGIYEQSGGSLSIFAAKNLNKDLFGLDPNGVNNSGGAFFIIFLAPLVGLLWIWLNKRKIEPNTIIKFGLGFIFLGAGYYVLFATRLFADLQGITSLNFFTLALLIITLGELCLSPIGLSIMTKLSTKNLQGMMMGMWFLASAYGQYVAGIIGASLATAKEGSTNYDELITYTDGYKQLGLYAIIAGVVLILISPFVKKLMQDVK, from the coding sequence ATGAGCTTAACTTTAGATGAAATACAAAATTTCAAAGGAAAATACCCCAGACAAATCTGGAGTCTGTTTTTCTCTGAAATGTGGGAACGTTTCTGTTTCTACGGAATGCGCGGAATGCTGGTTTTCTTTATGATTTCTCAGCTTAATTTCCATGAAAAAGAAGCGAACCTTCAGTATGGTGCCACCCAGGCCTTCGTATATGCCTTTACCTTTGTAGGTGGACTTTTTGCAGATAAAATTTTAGGATTCAGAAAATCCCTGTTCTGGGGCGGGCTACTGATGATCCTTGGTAGTTTGATCCTCGCAACCGATCCACACAAATTCTTTTTCCTTGGAATTGCATTTACTGTAGTAGGAACAGGTTTCTTCAAACCTAACATTTCATCCATGGTAGGACAGCTTTATAAGCCTAATGATTCAAGAGCAGATGCTGGTTTTTCCTTATTTTATGCAGGAATTAACCTTGGAGCCCTATTAGGCGGTTACCTATGTATCGCAATCGGTAAAGGAGAATTTTTAGGAAATCTTATTGCAGAAGAAATGAGATGGCATATTGCTTTCGGACTGGCTTCAGTAGTAATGGTTATCAGCTTAATCAACTTTGTGTTTACTCAAAGAAGATTGGGAACTATCGGTTTACAACCGGGGCATCCATTAGCAGAAACTAAAAGTGCTCCTATCCCAAAATGGAAAGAATATGGAGTGTATGTCCTGTCTTTAATTTTCATCCCAATCATTATGACAATGGTTGCCAAGACTGAATATACGGATTATTTCATGTGGACTATTGGGCCATTGACATTGATCTATTTATTCTATGAAATGTCTAAAGTAACAGCTGCTGAACGTAAAAAGCTTTGGGCTGCATTAGTATTCATCATCTTCTCTATTATTTTCTGGGGAATTTATGAGCAGAGTGGAGGTTCATTAAGTATTTTTGCTGCTAAAAACCTTAATAAAGATCTTTTCGGACTGGACCCGAATGGAGTGAACAATTCTGGTGGTGCCTTCTTCATCATTTTCCTTGCTCCATTAGTAGGGCTTCTTTGGATTTGGTTGAACAAGAGAAAAATTGAACCGAATACGATCATTAAATTCGGATTAGGATTTATCTTCTTAGGAGCTGGATATTACGTTTTATTTGCGACCCGATTATTCGCCGACTTACAGGGAATTACTTCATTGAACTTCTTTACACTGGCGTTATTAATCATTACTCTTGGGGAATTATGCCTCTCTCCTATTGGTTTATCTATTATGACCAAGCTTTCCACCAAAAACCTTCAGGGAATGATGATGGGAATGTGGTTCCTTGCTTCGGCATATGGACAATATGTGGCAGGAATTATCGGAGCCAGTCTTGCTACAGCAAAAGAAGGTTCTACCAATTATGATGAACTTATCACTTATACCGATGGATATAAACAATTGGGATTGTATGCGATAATTGCCGGAGTGGTATTAATTTTGATATCTCCGTTTGTGAAAAAATTAATGCAGGATGTAAAATAG
- the dapA gene encoding 4-hydroxy-tetrahydrodipicolinate synthase has translation MSILKGVGVALVTPFNEDLSVDFDSLTKLVEYNIENGTNYLVVLGTTAEAATLSDEEKKQVIEHIIKVNNKRLPLVLGIGGNNTLEVKKQIEEADLSAFEAVLSVSPYYNKPNQEGLYQHYKVLASTGKNIIIYNVPSRTGQNVDADTTIRLAKEFPNLFMIKEASSNILQYFDILRKKPEGFSLVSGDDEFTLPVTLAGGNGVISVIGQGYPKEFSTMVQLALEGKVKEAYEIHNKLVDITRLIFAEGNPCGIKVVLAEKGIIKNYLRLPLVQASEGLYGKIKAEMANI, from the coding sequence ATGAGCATTTTAAAAGGAGTAGGTGTTGCGCTGGTAACACCCTTTAATGAAGATTTATCCGTTGATTTCGACAGTTTAACAAAACTTGTTGAATATAATATTGAAAACGGAACCAATTATTTGGTAGTATTGGGAACTACAGCTGAGGCTGCAACGCTTTCTGATGAAGAGAAGAAACAGGTAATTGAGCATATCATTAAGGTGAATAATAAACGTCTTCCTTTAGTATTAGGAATAGGCGGTAACAATACTCTTGAGGTTAAGAAACAGATTGAAGAAGCAGATCTTTCTGCGTTTGAAGCAGTACTTTCTGTATCTCCATATTACAATAAACCTAATCAGGAAGGTCTTTATCAGCATTATAAAGTGCTAGCTTCTACAGGGAAAAATATTATCATCTATAATGTTCCATCCAGAACAGGACAAAATGTTGATGCGGATACTACAATCCGTCTTGCAAAAGAATTTCCAAATCTATTCATGATTAAAGAAGCATCATCTAATATCTTACAGTATTTTGATATTCTTAGAAAGAAACCGGAAGGTTTTTCATTAGTATCCGGAGATGATGAATTTACTCTTCCTGTAACATTGGCAGGTGGTAATGGCGTAATTTCTGTAATCGGGCAGGGATATCCAAAAGAATTCTCTACCATGGTACAATTGGCTTTGGAAGGTAAGGTAAAAGAAGCTTATGAAATTCACAACAAATTGGTTGATATTACCCGTTTGATTTTTGCAGAAGGTAATCCTTGTGGGATTAAAGTTGTATTAGCAGAAAAAGGAATTATCAAGAATTATCTGAGACTTCCATTAGTTCAGGCATCAGAAGGGCTTTATGGAAAAATTAAAGCTGAAATGGCAAACATTTAA